The Streptomyces sp. NBC_01255 genome window below encodes:
- a CDS encoding LacI family DNA-binding transcriptional regulator, producing the protein MGHRGPTLEDVAREAGVSRATVSRVVNGVRNVAPGIQQAVRDAVARTGYTPNQAARSLVTRRTGTVALVLSATGKAFAARVFSDPFFGRVVDGVLPVLRERAIQPVMLVAESEQARAQLVEYLRRGGADGALVVPLDADDPLPSMLVAAGVPTVLFGRPHDSTRCGFVDLDNTAGARLAAEHLWATGRRRPATIAAPVSAPTARERLDGFREAFAARGVTSVPVVRGRFSVDSGRRAMARLLKEHPGIDGVFAANDLMAQGACQYLREEGIAIPGSVAVVGFDDSVAARRARPQLTTVRQPVERMAAAMAGLLVEELTGARPEPARQPSEPASKVFEPVLVVREST; encoded by the coding sequence GTGGGACATCGAGGACCGACTCTGGAGGACGTCGCACGTGAGGCGGGGGTGTCCCGGGCGACGGTGTCCCGTGTCGTCAACGGCGTGCGCAACGTGGCCCCCGGTATCCAGCAGGCCGTACGCGACGCGGTCGCCCGCACCGGCTACACGCCCAATCAGGCCGCCCGGTCCCTGGTGACGCGCCGCACCGGAACCGTCGCCCTGGTGCTCTCCGCGACGGGAAAGGCCTTCGCGGCCCGGGTGTTCTCCGACCCGTTCTTCGGGCGGGTGGTGGACGGCGTGCTCCCGGTCCTGCGCGAGCGCGCGATCCAGCCGGTCATGCTGGTCGCGGAGTCGGAGCAGGCCAGGGCCCAGCTGGTGGAGTACCTGCGGCGGGGTGGCGCCGACGGAGCGCTGGTGGTCCCGCTCGACGCGGACGATCCGTTGCCGTCGATGCTGGTGGCGGCCGGTGTTCCCACGGTGCTGTTCGGCCGCCCCCACGACTCCACGCGGTGCGGCTTCGTCGACCTCGACAACACCGCGGGCGCCCGGCTGGCCGCCGAGCACCTGTGGGCCACCGGGCGGCGGCGCCCGGCCACCATCGCCGCACCGGTCAGCGCCCCCACCGCGCGCGAGCGCCTCGACGGCTTCCGGGAGGCGTTCGCGGCCCGCGGGGTGACGTCGGTGCCCGTCGTACGGGGACGGTTCTCGGTGGACAGCGGCCGGCGTGCGATGGCGCGGCTGCTGAAGGAACACCCGGGGATCGACGGGGTGTTCGCCGCGAACGACCTGATGGCGCAGGGCGCCTGCCAGTACCTGCGCGAGGAGGGGATCGCGATCCCCGGGTCGGTGGCCGTGGTGGGCTTCGACGACTCGGTGGCCGCACGGAGGGCACGGCCGCAGCTGACCACCGTGCGTCAGCCGGTGGAGCGCATGGCGGCCGCGATGGCCGGCCTTCTGGTCGAGGAGCTCACCGGCGCCCGGCCGGAGCCGGCCCGGCAGCCGTCCGAGCCCGCCTCGAAGGTGTTCGAGCCGGTGCTCGTCGTCCGCGAGTCCACCTGA
- a CDS encoding discoidin domain-containing protein codes for MSSVGSPPAFRRPASSVRRATVGALVASLAGGLLAVLPAATAQAAPTLLSQGRTATASSTEGAAYAASAAVDGNLTGTRWASQWTDAQWVQVDLGQSATLSRALLTWEGAYGKSYEIQASDNGTDWRTVTTVTGGDGGTDDVTLSGTGRYVRMNGLTRGTGYGYSLWEFQVYGSTDGGGPTLPGGGDLGPNVHVLDPSTPNIQAKLDQVFQEQESAQFGAGRHAFLLKPGTYNNLNAQIGFYTQIAGLGLRPGDTTINGDVTVDAGWFNGNATQNFWRGAEGLTLNPVNGTNRWAVSQASSFRRMHVKGGLNLAPNGYGWASGGYIADSKVDGQVGNYSQQQWYTRDSSIGGWSNSVWNQTFSGVEGAPATSFPEPRYTTLDTTPISREKPYLYLDGNEYKVFAPAKRVNARGTSWANGTPQGESVPLSQFYVVKPGATAATINQALAQGLHLLFTPGVYHVDQTLHVNRANTIVLGLGLATIIPDNGVTAMKVADVDGVRLAGFLIDAGPVNSPTLLEIGPGNASADHAANPTTVQDVYIRIGGAGAGKATTSMVVNSDDAIVDHTWVWRADHGEGWGWETNRADYGVRVNGDDVLATGLFVEHFNKYDVEWYGERGRTIFYQNEKAYDAPNQAAIQNGTTKGYAAYRVDDSVNTHEAWGLGSYCNYNVDPTIVQDHGFKAPVKPGVKFHSLLVVSLGGMGHYNHVINDTGASTIPAGTSTVPSTVVSFP; via the coding sequence ATGTCTTCCGTCGGGTCCCCGCCGGCCTTCCGGCGCCCCGCTTCATCCGTCCGACGGGCCACCGTCGGCGCACTCGTCGCCTCGCTCGCCGGCGGCCTGCTCGCCGTCCTGCCCGCCGCGACGGCGCAGGCCGCCCCCACCCTGCTCTCGCAGGGCAGGACGGCCACCGCCTCCTCCACGGAAGGGGCCGCCTACGCCGCGTCCGCCGCCGTCGACGGCAATCTGACCGGCACCCGCTGGGCCAGCCAGTGGACCGACGCCCAGTGGGTCCAGGTCGACCTCGGCCAGAGCGCCACCCTCAGCCGCGCCCTCCTGACCTGGGAGGGGGCCTACGGCAAGAGCTACGAGATCCAGGCCTCCGACAACGGCACCGACTGGCGGACCGTCACGACCGTCACCGGCGGCGACGGCGGCACCGACGACGTCACCCTCTCCGGCACCGGCCGCTACGTCCGGATGAACGGCCTCACCCGAGGCACCGGATACGGCTACTCCCTCTGGGAGTTCCAGGTGTACGGCTCCACCGACGGCGGCGGCCCGACCCTGCCGGGCGGCGGTGACCTCGGCCCCAACGTGCACGTCCTCGACCCGTCCACGCCGAACATCCAGGCCAAGCTGGACCAGGTCTTCCAGGAGCAGGAGTCGGCCCAGTTCGGCGCCGGCCGCCACGCCTTCCTCCTCAAGCCCGGCACGTACAACAACCTGAACGCGCAGATCGGCTTCTACACCCAGATAGCCGGTCTCGGCCTGCGCCCGGGCGACACCACCATCAACGGCGACGTGACCGTCGACGCCGGCTGGTTCAACGGCAACGCCACCCAGAACTTCTGGCGCGGCGCCGAGGGCCTGACCCTCAACCCGGTCAACGGCACCAACCGCTGGGCGGTCTCCCAGGCCTCCTCCTTCCGCCGCATGCACGTCAAGGGCGGCCTCAACCTCGCGCCGAACGGCTACGGCTGGGCCAGCGGCGGCTACATCGCCGACTCCAAGGTCGACGGCCAGGTCGGCAACTACTCGCAGCAGCAGTGGTACACCCGGGACAGCTCCATCGGCGGCTGGTCCAACAGCGTGTGGAACCAGACCTTCTCCGGCGTCGAGGGCGCACCCGCCACCTCGTTCCCCGAGCCCCGCTACACCACGCTCGACACGACGCCGATCTCCCGCGAGAAGCCCTACCTCTATCTGGACGGCAACGAGTACAAGGTCTTCGCGCCCGCCAAGCGCGTGAACGCCCGTGGCACCAGCTGGGCGAACGGCACTCCGCAGGGCGAGTCCGTCCCGCTGAGCCAGTTCTACGTGGTCAAGCCCGGCGCCACCGCCGCCACCATCAACCAGGCGCTCGCGCAGGGGCTGCACCTGCTCTTCACCCCGGGCGTCTACCACGTCGACCAGACGCTCCACGTGAACCGGGCGAACACCATCGTGCTCGGCCTCGGCCTCGCCACGATCATCCCGGACAACGGCGTCACCGCCATGAAGGTCGCCGACGTCGACGGCGTCCGGCTCGCCGGCTTCCTGATCGACGCGGGCCCGGTCAACTCCCCGACCCTCCTGGAGATCGGCCCGGGCAACGCCTCCGCCGACCACGCCGCCAACCCCACCACCGTGCAGGACGTATACATCCGCATCGGCGGCGCCGGCGCGGGCAAGGCCACCACCAGCATGGTCGTGAACAGTGACGACGCCATCGTCGACCACACCTGGGTCTGGCGCGCGGACCACGGCGAGGGCTGGGGCTGGGAGACCAACCGCGCCGACTACGGCGTCCGCGTCAACGGCGACGACGTGCTCGCCACCGGCCTGTTCGTCGAGCACTTCAACAAGTACGACGTCGAGTGGTACGGCGAGCGCGGCCGCACGATCTTCTACCAGAACGAGAAGGCGTACGACGCCCCCAACCAGGCCGCCATCCAGAACGGCACGACGAAGGGGTACGCCGCCTACCGGGTCGACGACTCGGTCAACACCCACGAGGCGTGGGGCCTGGGCAGCTACTGCAACTACAACGTGGACCCGACCATCGTCCAGGACCACGGCTTCAAGGCACCCGTCAAGCCGGGCGTGAAGTTCCACAGCCTCCTGGTGGTGTCCCTCGGCGGTATGGGCCACTACAACCACGTCATCAACGACACCGGGGCGTCCACCATCCCCGCCGGCACCTCGACCGTGCCGTCCACCGTCGTCTCCTTCCCCTGA